One Candidatus Hydrogenedentota bacterium genomic window carries:
- a CDS encoding aspartate carbamoyltransferase catalytic subunit, with protein MAPESREKTWSRKDLIGIEGLERWEIELILDTAPQFVAVSKRESGIKKVPLLQGRLVVNWFYEPSTRTRTSFELAAKRLTADTLSIAASSSSSVKGETLHDTLANIEAMHSDVIVLRHSAAGAPHILAARHDSHIINAGDGRHEHPTQALLDAFTIREHIRKLRRDPEAGLDGVRVAIIGDIEHSRVARSNIMCLNQLGAQVVLCGPATLMPAAIERMGVEVTHNLREAIDGADVIYSLRIQLERQQDGLFPSLREYIRLFRIDTAALAHAKPDALVMHPGPINRDIELSTSVADGPRSVILEQVSNGVAIRMAAMHLLVNSGGRDRH; from the coding sequence GTGGCGCCCGAATCGCGTGAGAAGACGTGGAGCCGGAAAGACCTCATCGGCATTGAAGGCCTGGAGCGGTGGGAAATTGAACTGATTCTGGATACGGCGCCGCAGTTTGTGGCGGTGTCGAAGCGCGAGAGCGGGATTAAGAAGGTGCCGCTGTTGCAGGGGCGGCTCGTGGTGAACTGGTTTTACGAGCCGAGCACCCGCACGCGGACGTCGTTTGAGCTGGCGGCGAAGCGGCTCACGGCCGACACGCTTTCGATTGCCGCGAGTTCGTCTTCTTCGGTGAAGGGGGAGACGCTGCACGACACGCTGGCGAATATCGAGGCGATGCACTCGGATGTGATTGTGTTGCGGCACAGCGCGGCGGGGGCGCCGCATATCCTGGCGGCGCGCCACGATTCGCACATCATCAACGCGGGCGACGGGCGCCACGAGCACCCGACGCAGGCGCTGCTGGATGCGTTCACGATCCGGGAGCACATCCGGAAGTTGCGGCGGGACCCGGAGGCGGGGCTGGACGGGGTGCGGGTGGCGATTATCGGCGATATCGAGCACAGCCGCGTGGCGCGGAGCAACATCATGTGCCTGAACCAGCTTGGCGCGCAGGTGGTGTTGTGCGGTCCGGCCACGCTGATGCCGGCGGCGATCGAGCGGATGGGGGTGGAGGTGACGCACAACCTGCGCGAGGCCATCGACGGCGCGGATGTGATCTATTCACTCCGCATCCAGCTGGAGCGCCAGCAGGACGGGCTGTTCCCGAGTTTGCGCGAGTATATTCGGCTTTTCCGGATCGATACGGCGGCGCTGGCGCATGCGAAGCCGGACGCGCTGGTTATGCACCCCGGGCCGATTAACCGGGACATCGAGTTGTCGACGTCGGTGGCGGATGGTCCGCGCAGCGTAATCCTGGAACAGGTGAGCAACGGGGTGGCGATTCGCATGGCGGCGATGCACCTGCTGGTGAACAGCG
- the pyrR gene encoding bifunctional pyr operon transcriptional regulator/uracil phosphoribosyltransferase PyrR, which produces MSETMPPEQEATVVMGESAMAENLLRMAHEIANDNPELEDLALLGILRRGRPLADRLAAIIGKLTGITPPVGSLATTLYRDDFRGGLGSPKDKGSTHFDFNVDGRTILLVDDVLAAGRTIRAAMDEVMDYGRPRRIQLACLVDRGGRELPIQADYLGYSMATDPGEWVTARLVEIDGEDLVLVTRRDAGEEGAR; this is translated from the coding sequence ATGAGCGAAACAATGCCCCCGGAACAAGAAGCCACGGTTGTCATGGGTGAATCCGCCATGGCGGAGAATCTCTTGCGCATGGCGCACGAAATCGCCAACGACAATCCGGAACTGGAGGATCTCGCGCTGCTGGGCATCCTGCGGCGGGGGCGTCCGCTTGCCGACCGCCTGGCCGCGATAATCGGGAAGCTCACGGGGATCACGCCGCCCGTGGGATCGCTGGCGACCACCCTGTACCGCGACGACTTTCGCGGGGGGCTGGGGTCGCCGAAGGACAAGGGCAGCACGCACTTTGATTTCAACGTGGACGGGCGGACGATCCTGCTCGTGGACGACGTGCTGGCGGCGGGGCGGACGATCCGGGCGGCGATGGACGAGGTGATGGACTATGGTCGGCCGCGGCGTATCCAGCTGGCGTGCCTGGTGGATCGTGGCGGGCGCGAGCTGCCGATCCAGGCGGATTATCTGGGGTATTCCATGGCGACGGATCCGGGCGAGTGGGTTACGGCGCGCCTGGTGGAAATCGATGGCGAAGACCTGGTTCTGGTGACCCGGCGCGACGCCGGGGAAGAAGGAGCACGCTAG